The following proteins are encoded in a genomic region of Rhizobium sp. CCGE531:
- a CDS encoding alkene reductase, protein MTIDLFSPLSVGPYELAHRIVMAPLTRMRAGQPGNVPSALNAEYYAQRASKGGLIISEGSQISRAGQGMPATPGIHTAEQIAGWKAVTDAVHGKGGRIFLQLWHVGRISHSSHQPDSAPPIAPSAIAAKGEAFTATFDRVPFETPQAIDIDLMPLLIEVYAQAAANAKQAGFDGVEIHGANGYLIEQFLQARTNQRTDQYGGSIENRTRLLLEVVEAVSDVWGSDRVGVRLSPFGIANDSGEDDPLRLYGHVIRELDQLNLAYLHLIEPRASGAGQAEVDHKNVPSAAELFRPAWSGTLIAAGNFRPETAEATLAAGHADAIAFGRLFIANPDLPERIRRGAPLNPYHRPTFYGGGAEGYTDYPRLDAREAAE, encoded by the coding sequence ATGACAATCGATTTGTTTTCGCCGCTTTCCGTCGGCCCCTATGAACTGGCGCATCGCATCGTCATGGCGCCGCTGACCCGCATGCGGGCGGGCCAGCCGGGCAACGTGCCCTCGGCGCTGAATGCCGAATATTACGCCCAGCGCGCCAGCAAGGGCGGGCTGATCATTTCCGAGGGTTCGCAGATTTCCCGTGCCGGCCAGGGCATGCCGGCAACGCCAGGCATCCATACGGCCGAGCAGATCGCCGGCTGGAAGGCCGTAACGGATGCCGTTCATGGCAAGGGCGGCAGGATCTTCCTGCAGCTTTGGCATGTCGGCCGCATCTCCCATTCCTCGCATCAGCCTGATAGCGCTCCGCCGATTGCCCCTTCCGCGATCGCCGCCAAGGGCGAAGCCTTTACTGCTACGTTCGACCGCGTGCCCTTCGAGACGCCGCAGGCGATCGATATCGATCTCATGCCGCTTCTAATCGAAGTCTATGCCCAGGCCGCCGCCAATGCCAAGCAGGCCGGCTTTGACGGTGTCGAAATCCACGGCGCCAACGGCTATCTGATCGAGCAATTCCTGCAGGCCCGCACGAACCAGCGCACCGACCAATATGGCGGCTCGATCGAGAACCGCACGCGGCTGCTGCTGGAAGTGGTCGAGGCGGTTTCCGATGTCTGGGGTTCGGATCGTGTCGGCGTTCGTCTCTCACCCTTCGGCATTGCCAATGACAGCGGCGAGGACGATCCGTTGCGTCTCTACGGGCATGTCATTCGCGAGCTGGACCAGCTCAATCTCGCCTATCTGCATCTGATCGAGCCGCGCGCCAGCGGTGCGGGCCAGGCCGAAGTCGACCACAAGAACGTGCCATCGGCCGCGGAATTGTTCCGGCCGGCGTGGTCGGGTACGCTGATCGCCGCGGGCAATTTCCGGCCGGAGACTGCCGAAGCCACGCTCGCCGCCGGCCATGCCGACGCCATCGCCTTCGGCCGTCTCTTCATCGCCAATCCCGATCTGCCGGAGCGCATCCGCCGGGGTGCACCCCTCAACCCCTATCACCGCCCCACCTTCTACGGCGGCGGCGCCGAGGGTTACACCGACTATCCGAGGCTCGATGCCAGGGAGGCCGCCGAATGA
- a CDS encoding IS91 family transposase translates to MRPTFEVADIFRRHGDSYRWENVGHLGRGERRVMGAIEACRTPRLGGHVDACDECGKTRISYNSCRNRHCPKCQGAARKEWVDARVADLLPVPYFHVVFTLPRGVAEIAFQNKAVVYALLMRISAETLQTIAANPKWLGAEIGVTAVLHTWGQAMTHHPHAHCLVPGGGLSPDRSRWVACRPGFFLPVRVLSRLFRRLFLTALAEAFAQGELHFVNELAHLNDDNTFTCHLSRARSIEWVVYAKPPFGGPDQVLAYLGRYTHRVAIANSRIVHADGDHVAFRWKDYRGNGRDRDKIMRLRPYEFIRRFLLHVIPDGFHRMRHFGFLANCHRRDRISLCRSLLGQPSPTGGQPHSAKSQQTHSYECPDCRRPMRRTGVNVAPVAPLRPSSFRCDTS, encoded by the coding sequence TTGCGCCCGACCTTCGAAGTCGCCGACATCTTCCGGCGACATGGGGACTCTTATAGGTGGGAGAACGTCGGTCATCTTGGCCGCGGCGAACGACGCGTCATGGGCGCGATAGAAGCTTGCCGGACACCCAGGCTCGGGGGTCACGTCGATGCCTGCGACGAGTGCGGCAAGACCCGCATCTCTTACAATTCCTGCCGTAACCGCCACTGCCCGAAGTGTCAGGGCGCGGCTCGCAAGGAGTGGGTCGACGCACGCGTCGCCGATCTCTTGCCAGTCCCATACTTCCATGTGGTCTTCACGCTACCGCGTGGCGTCGCCGAGATCGCCTTCCAGAACAAGGCGGTCGTCTATGCATTGCTGATGCGGATCTCAGCCGAGACGCTGCAGACCATCGCGGCCAACCCCAAATGGCTGGGCGCCGAGATCGGCGTCACCGCCGTCCTTCACACTTGGGGCCAGGCGATGACCCACCATCCCCATGCCCATTGTCTCGTGCCGGGCGGCGGTCTTTCACCAGACAGATCAAGGTGGGTCGCGTGCCGACCGGGCTTCTTTCTACCCGTTCGGGTGTTGTCACGCCTGTTTCGGCGACTCTTTCTGACCGCCCTCGCTGAAGCTTTCGCCCAAGGTGAGCTGCACTTCGTCAACGAACTCGCTCATCTCAACGACGACAACACATTCACCTGCCATCTCTCGCGCGCTCGCAGCATCGAATGGGTCGTCTATGCCAAGCCGCCCTTCGGTGGGCCGGACCAGGTGCTTGCCTATCTCGGCCGCTACACCCATCGTGTCGCTATCGCAAACAGCCGTATCGTTCATGCCGATGGCGACCACGTCGCCTTCCGATGGAAGGATTATCGTGGCAATGGTCGCGACCGTGACAAGATCATGCGCCTTCGTCCCTACGAGTTCATTCGGCGCTTTCTCCTTCATGTAATTCCGGATGGTTTCCACCGCATGCGCCACTTCGGCTTTCTCGCCAATTGTCATCGGCGGGATCGTATCAGTCTCTGCAGAAGCCTCCTCGGCCAGCCATCACCAACAGGCGGGCAACCCCATTCAGCCAAATCGCAGCAAACGCACTCCTACGAATGCCCCGACTGCCGGCGCCCCATGCGTAGGACAGGCGTCAACGTTGCACCAGTTGCGCCCCTCCGACCTTCATCCTTCCGGTGCGATACATCATGA
- a CDS encoding LacI family DNA-binding transcriptional regulator, which produces MAKGTIRLADVAKAAGVSQGTASNVFNRPEVVREEVREHVLETAKRLGYAGPSLTGRLLRAGKVNAIGVAAVEPLAYFFDDPWARALLAAVSQVCDASGTGLALVSAKDRQKLDWNIKSALVDGFILLCVEGGEKLVQLTRERQLPFIALALNDEDGSIPSISVDNLGGAAVAARHLAELGHRRFGVLATELSDDHVGPVGVDDIGRAIYSTSRDRALGYWQALEVFGISREDVPVYETLNDKPSVEAGLAYLFSAPEPPTAILAMSDNIALLAINWLRARGLSVPQDISVIGFDGVPEGGMVEPGLTTMAQPFAEIAQRAVEAVLADAIPTEREMIDVTLVVRGSTAAPKH; this is translated from the coding sequence TTGGCCAAGGGGACCATCAGGCTCGCGGATGTCGCCAAGGCGGCGGGCGTATCGCAGGGAACCGCCTCCAATGTTTTCAACCGGCCGGAAGTGGTGCGCGAGGAAGTGCGCGAGCATGTGCTCGAGACGGCCAAACGGCTCGGCTATGCCGGCCCGAGCCTGACAGGGCGGCTGCTGCGGGCCGGAAAGGTCAATGCCATCGGCGTCGCCGCCGTCGAGCCGCTTGCCTATTTCTTCGACGATCCCTGGGCGAGAGCGCTCCTGGCGGCCGTGTCCCAGGTCTGCGATGCCAGCGGCACGGGCCTCGCCCTGGTCTCCGCCAAGGACCGGCAGAAGCTGGACTGGAACATCAAGAGCGCTCTTGTCGATGGTTTCATCCTGCTCTGCGTGGAAGGCGGCGAAAAGCTGGTGCAGTTGACGCGCGAACGGCAATTGCCCTTCATCGCTCTCGCCTTGAATGACGAGGACGGGTCGATCCCCTCGATCAGCGTCGACAATCTGGGAGGTGCCGCCGTCGCGGCACGCCATCTGGCGGAATTGGGCCACCGGCGTTTCGGCGTGCTCGCAACCGAACTCTCGGACGATCATGTCGGGCCGGTCGGCGTCGACGACATCGGGCGGGCGATCTATTCCACCTCGCGCGATCGTGCGCTCGGCTATTGGCAGGCGCTCGAAGTGTTCGGGATAAGTCGCGAGGACGTGCCGGTCTATGAGACGCTCAACGACAAGCCAAGCGTCGAAGCCGGGCTCGCCTACCTGTTTTCCGCGCCCGAACCGCCGACGGCGATCCTTGCCATGTCCGACAATATCGCGCTTCTGGCGATCAATTGGCTGCGCGCCCGTGGCCTTTCGGTTCCGCAAGACATTTCCGTCATCGGCTTCGATGGCGTGCCGGAAGGCGGCATGGTGGAGCCCGGCCTGACGACGATGGCCCAGCCTTTTGCCGAGATCGCGCAGCGCGCGGTAGAAGCAGTCCTTGCCGACGCCATACCCACCGAGCGCGAGATGATCGACGTCACCCTGGTCGTGCGCGGCAGCACCGCCGCGCCGAAGCACTAG
- a CDS encoding IS630 family transposase (programmed frameshift) translates to MVAPLSNDLRERVVAAVTAGESCRSVAARFGVSVSSVVKWSQRYRRSGSVAPGQMGGHRKRLLEPHRAFIAERIAQTPQISLHGLKDELAVRGIIVSHDAVWRFLRREGLRFKKTMFALEQARTDIARRRKRWQSWQTRLDPQRLVFIDETWIKTNMAPLYGWGVKGKRLRGFAPHGHWRTLTFVGALRADCLTAPCVFDGPINGQCFRAYVEQQLVPTLQPGDIVIMDNLGSHKSGQIRQLIKAAGARLWFLPPYSPDLNPIEQAFAKIKHWMRKAQMRTIDDTWRYLGSLVQTIGPDECANYLANAGYASNKT, encoded by the exons ATGGTCGCACCTCTTTCGAATGATCTGCGTGAACGTGTCGTGGCTGCTGTCACGGCGGGAGAGAGCTGTCGCTCGGTGGCCGCGCGGTTCGGCGTCTCGGTGTCGTCTGTCGTGAAGTGGTCGCAGCGGTATCGCCGCAGCGGTTCGGTTGCGCCCGGTCAGATGGGAGGGCATCGCAAGCGCCTTTTGGAACCGCATCGTGCTTTTATAGCCGAGCGGATTGCTCAGACGCCGCAGATCAGCCTGCACGGCCTCAAGGACGAACTGGCGGTGAGAGGCATCATCGTCTCGCATGACGCCGTTTGGCGTTTTCTGCGCCGCGAGGGGCTGCGCTTC AAAAAAACGATGTTTGCCCTCGAGCAGGCGCGCACTGATATCGCCCGTCGACGCAAGCGCTGGCAGTCATGGCAGACGCGGCTCGACCCTCAAAGGCTCGTGTTCATCGACGAAACCTGGATCAAGACCAACATGGCTCCCCTTTACGGCTGGGGTGTTAAGGGCAAGCGACTGCGAGGCTTTGCCCCGCACGGCCATTGGCGGACATTGACCTTCGTCGGCGCGCTCCGGGCCGATTGTCTCACCGCACCCTGCGTCTTCGACGGCCCGATCAATGGCCAGTGCTTCAGGGCCTATGTCGAACAACAACTCGTCCCGACGCTGCAGCCAGGCGACATCGTCATCATGGACAATCTGGGCAGCCACAAATCCGGGCAGATACGCCAGTTGATCAAGGCCGCCGGTGCAAGGCTCTGGTTTCTGCCGCCCTATTCACCAGACCTCAATCCGATCGAACAGGCCTTCGCCAAGATCAAGCATTGGATGCGAAAAGCACAGATGAGAACCATCGACGACACCTGGCGATATCTTGGCTCACTCGTCCAGACAATCGGCCCAGACGAGTGTGCCAACTATCTTGCCAACGCTGGCTATGCTTCAAACAAAACATGA
- a CDS encoding SDR family NAD(P)-dependent oxidoreductase, translated as MSSPSAVIVGVGAEQGLGAALCRLLAVKGYHVVIAGRTPAKIDQVATTIKASGGSAEAIETDATDEAAVIRLFEHAFAPRDDIAPPDLVVFNAGINRQIGFRDLTAAQFEEFWRVCCFGGFLVGREAARHLAPLGRGTVIFTGASASLRGKAGFAQFAAAKAGLRMISQSMAREFGPLGLHVAHTIIDGGIDGERLRSRRPDMDADGLLNIDAIAESYWHIHRQHPSAWTQELDLRPYKESF; from the coding sequence ATGAGCTCGCCGAGCGCCGTCATCGTCGGAGTAGGAGCAGAGCAAGGCCTGGGTGCTGCGCTCTGCCGGCTCCTGGCCGTCAAGGGCTACCATGTCGTCATCGCCGGGCGGACACCGGCAAAGATCGATCAGGTGGCAACCACCATCAAGGCATCCGGCGGCAGTGCCGAGGCAATCGAAACCGACGCTACAGATGAAGCGGCGGTCATCCGGCTGTTCGAACACGCCTTCGCGCCGCGTGACGACATCGCGCCGCCCGATCTGGTCGTTTTCAACGCCGGCATCAATCGTCAGATCGGCTTTCGCGATCTGACGGCCGCACAATTCGAAGAATTCTGGCGCGTCTGCTGCTTCGGCGGCTTCCTGGTCGGGCGCGAGGCGGCGCGTCATCTGGCGCCGCTTGGCCGCGGCACCGTGATCTTCACCGGCGCTTCCGCCAGCCTGCGCGGCAAGGCCGGCTTTGCGCAATTCGCCGCCGCCAAGGCGGGTCTTCGCATGATCAGCCAGAGCATGGCGCGGGAGTTCGGACCGCTTGGCCTGCATGTCGCCCACACCATCATCGATGGCGGCATAGACGGCGAGCGGCTGCGCTCGCGCCGGCCGGATATGGATGCCGACGGGCTGCTGAACATCGACGCCATTGCCGAGAGTTACTGGCACATTCATCGCCAGCATCCTTCGGCCTGGACCCAAGAGCTCGATCTCAGGCCCTACAAGGAAAGCTTCTGA
- the pncB gene encoding nicotinate phosphoribosyltransferase, which produces MTKTDIATRVYNHTWKLDPIVRSLIDTDFYKLLMLQMIWKLYPDVDATFSLINRTKSVRLAEVIDEKELREQLDHARTLRLAKKEMIWLAGNSFYGRAQIFEPEFLTWLSNFQLPEYELSKRDGQYILDFHGSWKETTMWEIPALAIINELRSRTALKALGPFTLDVLYARAKAKMWEKVERLRELPDLRISDFGTRRRHSFLWQRWCVEALKEGVPHAFTGTSNVLLAMDSDLEAVGTNAHELPMVAAALAKNDEELGKAPYKVLRDWNRLYGGNLLVVLPDAFGTASFLRNAPEWVADWTGFRPDSAPPIEGGEKIIEWWKKMGRDPRQKLLIFSDGLDVDAIIDTYKHFDGRVRMSFGWGTNLTNDFAGCAPTELKGLSPISIVCKVIEANGRPAVKLSDNPQKATGEPAEVERYLKFFGAEDRVDQEVLV; this is translated from the coding sequence ATGACCAAGACGGATATTGCCACCCGCGTCTATAATCATACCTGGAAGCTCGATCCGATCGTCCGCAGCCTGATCGATACGGATTTCTACAAGCTTCTCATGCTGCAGATGATCTGGAAGCTCTATCCGGACGTCGATGCCACCTTCTCCCTGATCAATCGCACCAAAAGCGTTCGCCTTGCGGAAGTGATCGACGAGAAGGAATTGCGCGAACAGCTCGATCACGCCCGCACGCTCCGCCTCGCCAAGAAGGAAATGATCTGGCTTGCGGGTAACAGCTTTTATGGCCGCGCCCAGATCTTCGAACCCGAATTCCTCACCTGGCTGTCGAATTTCCAGCTGCCGGAATATGAGCTGTCGAAGCGCGACGGCCAATATATTCTCGACTTCCACGGTTCGTGGAAGGAAACGACGATGTGGGAAATTCCCGCGCTCGCCATCATCAACGAGCTTCGCTCGCGCACGGCGCTGAAGGCGCTCGGTCCCTTCACGCTCGATGTGCTCTATGCCCGCGCCAAGGCCAAGATGTGGGAAAAGGTGGAGCGGCTGAGGGAACTGCCTGACCTCCGTATCTCCGATTTCGGCACCCGCCGCCGCCACAGCTTCCTCTGGCAGCGCTGGTGCGTCGAGGCGCTGAAGGAAGGCGTGCCCCACGCTTTCACCGGCACCAGCAACGTGCTGCTCGCCATGGATTCCGATCTCGAAGCCGTCGGCACCAATGCGCATGAGCTGCCGATGGTCGCCGCGGCACTTGCGAAAAACGACGAAGAGCTTGGCAAGGCGCCCTACAAGGTGCTGCGCGACTGGAACCGACTCTATGGCGGCAATCTGCTTGTCGTGCTGCCCGATGCCTTCGGCACAGCCTCCTTCCTGCGCAATGCGCCGGAATGGGTGGCCGACTGGACCGGCTTCCGCCCGGACAGCGCCCCGCCCATCGAAGGTGGCGAAAAGATCATCGAGTGGTGGAAGAAGATGGGCCGCGACCCGCGCCAGAAGCTGTTGATCTTCTCCGACGGTCTCGATGTCGATGCGATCATCGATACCTACAAGCATTTCGACGGTCGCGTGCGCATGAGCTTCGGCTGGGGCACCAATCTCACCAACGATTTCGCCGGCTGCGCGCCCACCGAACTCAAGGGCCTCAGCCCGATTTCGATCGTCTGCAAGGTGATCGAGGCAAACGGCCGCCCGGCCGTCAAGCTTTCGGACAATCCGCAGAAGGCGACCGGCGAGCCGGCGGAAGTCGAGCGCTATCTGAAGTTCTTCGGCGCGGAAGATCGCGTCGATCAGGAAGTGCTGGTGTAA
- a CDS encoding glyoxylate/hydroxypyruvate reductase A, with protein sequence MPAKSPVLVDLKFDPATVARSLEAAFADRGSINLADPANKGADLSGVDYALVWKPDADLFERARNLKVIFSGGAGVDSMMSIADLPDIPIVRFVDRSLTVRMSEWVVMQCLMHLRDVQGHFRNQRQHVWAPQNGPEAADVTVGVMGLGVLGCDAAAKLKVMGFNVIGWSRGKKEIDGMETFDASGLDAFLARTDILVGLLPLTPETTGIYNASLFSRLHRNGPLGKPVLINAGRGKSQVQADIASAVRTGILGGASLDVFAVEPLSADDPLWDLENVIITPHDSAVSEEKALMRHVEEQIARFERGEPLQHLVDRGRGY encoded by the coding sequence ATGCCGGCCAAAAGCCCCGTTCTTGTCGACCTCAAATTCGATCCGGCGACCGTCGCCAGGTCGCTCGAGGCGGCCTTTGCCGATCGCGGCAGCATCAATCTCGCCGATCCTGCCAACAAGGGCGCGGATCTCTCCGGTGTCGATTATGCGCTTGTGTGGAAACCGGATGCCGATCTTTTTGAGCGTGCGCGCAATCTCAAGGTCATCTTCTCGGGCGGCGCTGGCGTGGATTCGATGATGTCGATTGCCGACCTGCCCGATATTCCGATCGTCCGCTTCGTCGATCGCAGCCTGACGGTGCGCATGAGCGAATGGGTGGTCATGCAGTGCCTGATGCATCTGCGCGACGTGCAAGGGCATTTCAGGAATCAGCGTCAACACGTCTGGGCACCGCAGAATGGCCCGGAAGCCGCCGACGTCACCGTCGGCGTCATGGGCCTCGGCGTTCTCGGCTGCGATGCCGCCGCCAAGCTGAAGGTGATGGGCTTCAACGTCATCGGCTGGTCGCGCGGCAAGAAAGAGATTGACGGCATGGAAACGTTCGACGCCAGCGGGCTGGATGCGTTTCTGGCACGCACCGATATTCTGGTCGGCCTGCTGCCGCTGACGCCGGAAACGACCGGGATTTACAATGCTTCGCTTTTCTCCAGGCTGCACCGCAACGGTCCGCTTGGCAAGCCGGTCCTCATCAATGCCGGCCGTGGCAAGAGCCAGGTGCAGGCCGATATCGCCTCGGCTGTTCGCACCGGCATTCTCGGCGGCGCCTCGCTCGATGTCTTCGCCGTCGAACCGCTCTCGGCTGACGATCCGCTCTGGGACCTGGAAAATGTCATCATCACGCCGCATGATTCCGCGGTGTCGGAGGAAAAGGCGCTCATGCGCCATGTCGAGGAGCAGATCGCCCGCTTCGAACGCGGCGAACCACTGCAGCATCTGGTGGATCGCGGCCGGGGTTACTAA
- a CDS encoding tyrosine-type recombinase/integrase: MAEMSPLRRRMIEDMTVRNLSPATQRSYISAVRKFSRYFARSPDRLDLDDIRSFQVYLVSTGISWASLNQIVCALRFFYGITLGQDDVPERIPYAREPRKLPVILSADEVVQFLEAVSSLKARVALTTAYAAGLRVGEVCGLKVEDVDSSRMVMHVRHGKGAKARYVMLSTELLGILRSYWRLSRPTAFLFPGRDADKPIEPTVLNAACRSAVAATGLSKRVTVHTLRHSFATHLLENGTDIRIIQVLLGHAHLSSTAHYTQVSTDTIRSTASPLDLLQLEVTPPGS; this comes from the coding sequence ATGGCTGAGATGAGCCCTCTTCGCCGCCGGATGATTGAGGACATGACGGTCCGCAATTTGTCCCCGGCGACCCAACGATCCTACATCAGTGCAGTCCGGAAGTTCAGCCGCTATTTCGCCCGATCGCCTGATCGGCTCGATCTTGACGATATTCGTAGCTTCCAGGTTTACCTCGTCTCAACCGGGATATCCTGGGCATCGTTGAACCAGATTGTATGCGCTCTTCGGTTTTTCTATGGGATCACTCTGGGTCAGGACGATGTCCCCGAGCGGATCCCGTACGCGCGCGAGCCACGGAAACTTCCTGTTATTCTGTCGGCGGACGAAGTGGTGCAATTTCTTGAGGCCGTCTCCAGTCTGAAGGCGCGCGTGGCGCTGACTACGGCTTATGCTGCTGGCCTCAGGGTCGGTGAGGTCTGCGGACTGAAGGTCGAGGATGTCGACAGCTCCCGCATGGTGATGCATGTTCGCCATGGTAAAGGCGCCAAAGCCCGATACGTTATGCTGTCGACAGAACTGCTCGGCATCCTGCGCAGCTATTGGCGTCTATCGCGCCCCACGGCATTCCTTTTTCCAGGGCGTGATGCCGACAAACCGATCGAACCGACAGTCTTGAATGCCGCTTGCCGATCGGCGGTTGCCGCAACGGGTCTTTCAAAACGCGTCACCGTTCATACGTTGCGGCATTCCTTTGCCACTCACCTACTGGAGAATGGCACTGACATCCGGATCATCCAGGTCCTGCTCGGCCATGCCCATCTGTCGAGCACGGCACACTATACGCAGGTTTCCACCGACACGATCCGATCAACAGCCAGCCCACTTGATCTGTTGCAGCTGGAGGTGACGCCGCCGGGATCGTAA
- a CDS encoding mechanosensitive ion channel family protein: MRNFGGGRLWIGALLLCLLAPAAPFTALAQPAPASQPAPPPDKVRELIQLMNEPDVKQWLAAQLNNQPTSTPTSTADDPEASGSDQMSALSGLLGHTRHHLEVVSGAAMTLPYEVMTASEKLEGEGRAVGLLRIIIQIVILFFLGLVAELAAARFINTKHMRRTERAAGVETELQAARFQFLGGVVPAIIHGLVTLVPLLAFDWPPVIENFAIACVIAIVSIRLAISIGKLLMELISMRRTDDVLDEDGGAARIAERRLVAKYWYRRCTLFATYFACGWAIIQAVASLGFSAGARDFIGYALGIGLFVIAVEAVWSRPAVPGSRGKRTISWLLTIYFAALWGLWVAGFDGLLWVGIYAILLPRILSVSTRAIEALHDAAEGIFGAGKLATVLLDRGVRAVIITFAALWLGRMLGVEAHAMMSGSESNVGRIARGILGGIVILLIADLVWQLAKTYIDAKLMQSLPAVSDSEEMRASRARLQTLLPIFRNILAVIIGIIAVMMVLSGLGVQIGPLIAGAGVVGVAVGFGAQTIVKDVISGVFYLWDDAFRIGEYIESGNHKGVVESFSLRSVKLRHQRGPLATIPFGSLGAVNNMNRDWAIDKIIIKVTYDTDLVKLKRIIKDIGQRLLEDEDLAPNIIQTLKMKGVEQFGDFAIEIRLAITAKPNELSVIRRGALALIKQSFDENGIQFAFPTVQVAGDKDAAAAAARQLIEMRAANVEGAQQAG, from the coding sequence ATGAGAAATTTTGGGGGTGGCAGGCTGTGGATCGGGGCTTTGCTTTTATGTCTTCTTGCTCCGGCCGCGCCCTTCACGGCGCTCGCGCAGCCCGCGCCGGCATCACAGCCCGCACCGCCGCCCGACAAGGTCCGTGAACTGATCCAGTTGATGAACGAGCCCGACGTCAAGCAATGGCTTGCCGCGCAGCTCAACAATCAGCCCACTTCCACCCCGACCTCCACGGCTGATGATCCAGAAGCCTCGGGAAGCGACCAGATGTCGGCGTTGTCCGGTTTGCTTGGCCACACACGTCACCACCTCGAAGTGGTGTCAGGCGCGGCGATGACGCTGCCCTACGAAGTCATGACGGCATCGGAAAAGCTCGAGGGCGAGGGCAGGGCGGTCGGCCTGCTCCGCATCATCATCCAGATCGTGATCCTCTTCTTCCTCGGGCTCGTGGCCGAGCTCGCTGCCGCGCGCTTCATCAATACCAAGCACATGCGGCGCACCGAACGGGCAGCCGGCGTCGAGACCGAGCTGCAGGCGGCGCGGTTCCAGTTCCTGGGCGGCGTTGTGCCCGCCATCATTCATGGTCTGGTGACGCTGGTTCCGCTTCTCGCTTTCGACTGGCCGCCGGTGATCGAAAACTTTGCCATCGCCTGCGTCATCGCGATTGTGTCGATCAGATTGGCGATCTCCATCGGCAAGCTTTTGATGGAACTGATCTCCATGCGCCGGACGGATGATGTTCTGGACGAGGATGGCGGTGCTGCCCGCATCGCGGAACGGCGGCTTGTCGCAAAATACTGGTATCGGCGATGCACGCTGTTTGCCACTTACTTTGCTTGCGGCTGGGCCATCATACAGGCTGTCGCGTCGCTCGGCTTTTCCGCCGGCGCGCGTGACTTCATCGGCTACGCGCTCGGCATCGGCCTGTTCGTGATCGCTGTGGAGGCCGTGTGGTCGAGGCCCGCCGTTCCGGGAAGCCGGGGAAAGCGGACGATCTCCTGGTTGCTGACGATCTACTTCGCAGCGCTTTGGGGCCTGTGGGTGGCCGGCTTCGATGGCCTGCTTTGGGTCGGTATCTATGCGATATTGCTGCCGCGCATTCTTTCGGTGTCCACCCGTGCGATCGAGGCGTTGCACGATGCGGCCGAGGGCATTTTCGGTGCCGGAAAATTGGCGACCGTTCTTCTCGATCGTGGCGTGCGTGCGGTGATCATTACATTCGCAGCCCTCTGGCTCGGTCGGATGCTGGGGGTCGAAGCTCATGCGATGATGAGCGGCAGTGAATCGAATGTCGGGCGTATCGCTCGCGGCATTCTTGGTGGCATCGTCATTCTGCTGATTGCCGATCTCGTCTGGCAGCTGGCGAAAACCTATATCGACGCCAAGCTGATGCAATCCCTGCCCGCCGTTAGCGATTCCGAGGAGATGAGGGCGAGCCGCGCACGGCTGCAGACGCTGCTGCCGATCTTCCGCAATATCCTGGCCGTCATCATCGGCATCATCGCCGTCATGATGGTGCTGTCCGGTCTCGGCGTTCAGATCGGGCCGCTGATCGCCGGTGCCGGGGTTGTCGGCGTTGCGGTCGGCTTCGGCGCGCAGACCATCGTCAAGGATGTTATCAGCGGCGTCTTCTACCTCTGGGACGATGCCTTCCGCATCGGCGAATATATCGAAAGCGGCAACCACAAGGGCGTGGTGGAATCCTTCAGCCTGCGCTCGGTAAAGCTACGCCACCAGCGCGGCCCGCTGGCGACGATCCCCTTCGGCTCGCTCGGCGCGGTCAACAACATGAACCGCGACTGGGCGATCGACAAGATCATCATCAAGGTCACCTACGATACCGATCTGGTGAAGCTGAAGCGGATCATCAAGGACATCGGCCAGCGCCTGCTCGAAGATGAGGACCTGGCGCCGAACATCATCCAGACGCTAAAGATGAAGGGCGTCGAGCAGTTCGGCGATTTTGCGATCGAGATCAGACTGGCGATTACCGCCAAGCCGAACGAACTCTCCGTCATCCGCCGCGGCGCGCTGGCGCTGATCAAGCAGTCCTTCGACGAGAACGGCATCCAGTTCGCCTTCCCGACCGTGCAGGTGGCAGGCGACAAGGATGCGGCCGCCGCCGCTGCCCGGCAGCTTATCGAGATGCGGGCGGCAAACGTGGAAGGCGCCCAACAGGCGGGTTAA